From Panthera uncia isolate 11264 chromosome E1, Puncia_PCG_1.0, whole genome shotgun sequence, one genomic window encodes:
- the GPR142 gene encoding LOW QUALITY PROTEIN: probable G-protein coupled receptor 142 (The sequence of the model RefSeq protein was modified relative to this genomic sequence to represent the inferred CDS: deleted 1 base in 1 codon), which translates to MTLEGREAAGQPQATLGPPANGSGPSQELEGHWPEIPERSPCVAGVIPVIYYSILLGLGLPVNLLTTVALARLAARTRKPSYYYLLALTVSDIVTQVVIVFVGFLLQGAVLAREVPRAVVRTANILEFAANHASVWIAVLLTVDRYSALCHPLHHRAASSPGRTRRAIVAVLGAALLTGIPFYWWLDVWRDADPPSMMDEALKWAHCLIVYFIPCGVFLVTNSAIICRLRRRSQSGLRPRVGKGTAILLGVTTLFTLLWAPRIFVMLYHLYVAPVHRDWRVHLALDVANMAAMLNTAVNFSLYCFVSKTFRATIREVIHDAHLPCILGSQPEGMVVEPVLKPPGIPKGAEL; encoded by the exons ATGACGCTTGAGGGGCGAGAGGCAG CTGGCCAGCCTcaagccaccctggggcccccagCCAATGGCAGTGGGCCAAGCCAGGAGTTGGAAGGCCATTGGCCAGAAATCCCAGAGAGGTCCCCATGTGTGGCTGGTGTCATCCCTGTCATCTACTACAGCATCCTGCTGGGCCTGGGGCTGCCTG TCAACCTCCTGACCACAGTGGCCTTGGCCCGGCTGGCCGCCAGGACCAGGAAGCCCTCCTACTACTACCTTCTGGCGCTCACAGTCTCGGATATCGTCACCCAGGTGGTCATCGTGTTCGTGGGTTTCCTCCTGCAGGGCGCTGTGCTGGCCCGGGAGGTGCCCCGGGCTGTGGTGCGCACGGCCAACATCCTGGAGTTTGCTGCCAACCATGCCTCCGTCTGGATTGCTGTCCTGCTCACGGTTGACCGGTACAGCGCCCTGTGCCATCCCCTGCACCACCGGGCCGCCTCATCCCCAGGCCGGACCCGCCGAGCCATCGTCGCTGTCCTCGGTGCTGCCCTGCTGACCGGCATCCCCTTCTACTGGTGGCTGGATGTGTGGAGGGACGCGGAC CCCCCCAGCATGATGGATGAGGCCCTCAAGTGGGCTCACTGTCTCATCGTCTACTTCATCCCTTGTGGCGTTTTCCTGGTCACCAACTCGGCCATCATCTGCCGGCTGCGGAGGAGGAGCCAGAGTGGGCTGCGGCCCCGGGTGGGCAAGGGTACAGCTATCCTCCTGGGCGTCACCACGCTCTTCACCCTCCTTTGGGCACCCCGGATCTTTGTCATGCTCTACCACCTGTATGTGGCCCCTGTCCACCGGGACTGGAGGGTCCACCTGGCCTTGGATGTGGCCAACATGGCGGCCATGCTCAACACAGCAGTCAACTTCAGCCTCTACTGCTTTGTCAGCAAGACTTTCCGGGCCACCATCCGAGAGGTCATCCATGATGCCCACCTGCCCTGCATCCTGGGGTCACAGCCAGAGGGCATGGTGGTGGAACCTGTGCTAAAGCCCCCGGGAATTCCCAAAGGGGCAGAATTGTAG
- the BTBD17 gene encoding LOW QUALITY PROTEIN: BTB/POZ domain-containing protein 17 (The sequence of the model RefSeq protein was modified relative to this genomic sequence to represent the inferred CDS: deleted 1 base in 1 codon), whose amino-acid sequence MLRLGYTKPGSWASFWAILTLVGLATRAAQRADVGGESTGTSINHSQLLLQRLQELLRQGNASDVVLRVQAAGTDEVRVFHAHRLLLGLHSELFRELLSNQSEAVLQEPRDCAAVFDKFIRYLYCGELTVLLAQAIPLHRLATKYGVASLQRGVADYMRAHLAGGAGPAVGWYHYAVSTGDEALRQSCLQFLAWNLSAVAGSAEWGAVSPELLGQLLPRSDLVLQDELELFHALETWLGRARPPPAVAERALRAIRYPMIPPAQLFQLQARSAALARHGDAVADLLLQAYQFHAASPLHFAKFFDVNGSAFLPRNYLAPAWGAPWVINNPARDDRSTSFQTQLGPSGHDAGRRVTWNVLFSPRWLPVSLRPVYADAAGTALPAARPEDGRPRLVVTPASSGGDAAGVSFQKTVLVGARQHGRLLVRHAYSFHQSSEEAGDFLAHADLQRRNSEYLVENALHLHLIVKPVYHTLIRTPK is encoded by the exons ATGCTTCGGCTGGGCTATACCAAGCCCGGGTCCTGGGCCAGCTTCTGGGCCATCCTGACCTTGGTGGGTCTGGCCACTCGAGCAG CTCAGAGAGCCGATGTTGGCGGGGAATCCACGGGCACCTCCATCAACCACTCCCAGCTGCTGCTCCAACGCCTGCAAGAGCTTCTGCGGCAGGGCAATGCCAGCGATGTGGTCCTGCGGGTGCAGGCTGCGGGCACCGACGAGGTCCGGGTCTTCCACGCCCACCGCTTGCTGCTGGGCTTGCACAGTGAGCTGTTCCGGGAGCTGCTGAGTAACCAGAGTGAGGCGGTGCTTCAGGAGCCCCGGGACTGTGCTGCCGTCTTTGACAAGTTCATCAG GTACCTCTACTGCGGCGAGCTGACCGTGCTGCTGGCCCAGGCCATCCCCCTGCACAGGCTGGCCACCAAGTACGGCGTGGCGTCCCTGCAGCGCGGCGTGGCCGACTACATGCGCGCGCACCTGGCGGGCGGCGCGGGCCCGGCGGTGGGCTGGTACCACTACGCGGTGAGCACCGGGGACGAGGCCCTGCGCCAAAGCTGCCTGCAGTTCCTGGCCTGGAACCTGTCGGCCGTGGCGGGGAGCGCAGAGTGGGGCGCCGTGAGCCCCGAGCTGCTGGGGCAGCTCCTGCCACGCTCGGACCTGGTGCTGCAGGACGAGCTGGAGCTGTTCCACGCGCTGGAGACGTGGCTGGGCCGCGCCCGGCCG CCCCCCGCCGTGGCCGAGCGCGCGCTGCGAGCCATCCGCTACCCCATGATCCCGCCCGCGCAACTGTTCCAGCTGCAGGCACGCTCGGCCGCCCTGGCGCGCCACGGCGACGCGGTGGCCGACCTCCTGCTGCAGGCCTACCAGTTCCACGCCGCCTCGCCGCTGCACTTCGCCAAGTTCTTCGACGTCAACGGCAGCGCCTTCCTGCCCCGCAACTACCTCGCGCCCGCCTGGGGCGCCCCGTGGGTCATCAACAACCCGGCCCGCGACGACCGCAGCACCAGCTTCCAGACGCAGCTGGGCCCGAGCGGCCACGACGCCGGCCGCCGGGTCACGTGGAACGTGCTCTTCTCGCCACGCTGGCTGCCCGTCAGCCTGCGGCCCGTCTACGCGGACGCCGCGGGCACCGCGCTGCCGGCCGCGCGTCCAGAGGACGGCCGGCCGCGCCTGGTGGTCACGCCGGCCAGCAGCGGCGGTGACGCGGCGGGTGTGAGCTTCCAGAAGACCGTGCTGGTGGGGGCGCGCCAGCACGGCCGCCTGCTGGTGCGCCACGCCTACAGTTTCC